One genomic region from Nostoc sp. 'Peltigera membranacea cyanobiont' N6 encodes:
- a CDS encoding AAA family ATPase, producing the protein MKLSNLITTIDSQIPIVAIDVLSPEEATIIQWLTTEVMDKLNSPVYFWNLGVSGLEQCLIADDGGLVFKSVETYKKPHNIDPLIYVFEYINNFGGNGVFILGDVHPFVGRNSLQLSWEILTRVKNLYHRLKPTEKRIVFLGQNIQLHESLLRLIPCCEVPLPSIEQIQDHLESYLLYLQESASEQEVTFTVSLTTEDKETLARAALGLTLEEISDFLRLTVKERLTSKGIVIDTTVIPLVVEYKTRLLAQMGIELGKSATIPFGGLDLLRDWLQRRSRLFSQEARSLNLPQPKGVLLAGPPGTGKSIVAKNIATILNLPLLQLDIASMLGSLVGESEGNVRRALKTAEAIAPCILWIDEVEKALSANGDTSGVSQRILGNILTFMSECTAGVFVVATCNDPTALPIEFKRKGRFDENFFVDLPTELERCQILKIHLERFGIEVPQEYLEAIAAATDKFSGAELETLASEAALLAFDEGRPQQVTLADLENCQLNITPLAVQDAAAVERMQSWSKIARPASSPVQVSKKGLRTSRFRTN; encoded by the coding sequence ATGAAACTATCAAACCTGATTACCACCATTGACTCTCAAATACCCATCGTGGCAATAGATGTTCTGTCCCCCGAAGAAGCCACTATCATTCAGTGGTTAACTACTGAAGTGATGGACAAACTTAACAGTCCTGTGTACTTCTGGAATTTGGGAGTTTCCGGCTTGGAGCAATGTCTGATTGCTGACGACGGTGGACTGGTGTTCAAATCAGTCGAGACGTATAAAAAGCCTCATAATATAGACCCTTTAATATATGTGTTCGAGTACATCAACAATTTCGGCGGTAATGGGGTTTTCATTCTGGGAGATGTTCACCCTTTTGTGGGTAGAAACTCCCTGCAATTGAGTTGGGAAATCCTCACCAGAGTAAAAAATTTGTACCATCGCCTCAAACCGACTGAAAAGCGAATTGTATTTTTAGGTCAAAACATTCAACTGCACGAATCCCTGCTGAGACTAATTCCTTGCTGTGAAGTTCCTTTGCCCAGCATTGAGCAAATTCAAGACCACTTAGAATCATATTTACTATACTTGCAAGAATCTGCCAGTGAGCAAGAGGTAACTTTTACCGTATCTCTCACCACTGAAGATAAAGAAACCTTGGCAAGGGCAGCTTTAGGCTTGACGCTGGAGGAAATTAGCGACTTTCTGCGGCTGACTGTTAAAGAGCGATTAACTTCTAAAGGTATAGTAATTGATACTACGGTCATCCCTTTGGTTGTCGAATACAAAACCCGCCTACTCGCTCAAATGGGTATCGAATTGGGTAAATCAGCGACCATACCCTTTGGTGGTTTGGATTTATTGCGGGATTGGTTGCAACGCCGCAGCCGGTTATTTTCCCAAGAAGCGCGATCGCTAAATCTACCCCAACCTAAAGGTGTGTTACTAGCAGGGCCACCAGGGACGGGTAAATCGATAGTAGCAAAGAACATTGCAACCATACTCAATCTTCCACTGCTGCAATTAGACATTGCCTCGATGCTTGGTAGCCTGGTGGGAGAATCTGAGGGCAATGTCCGCCGCGCACTCAAGACTGCTGAAGCGATCGCACCCTGTATTTTGTGGATTGATGAAGTCGAGAAAGCACTTTCAGCTAATGGCGATACCTCTGGAGTCTCACAAAGGATTCTGGGAAATATCCTCACTTTCATGTCTGAATGTACGGCGGGGGTGTTTGTGGTGGCAACCTGTAATGACCCAACAGCGCTGCCTATTGAGTTTAAGCGGAAAGGGCGGTTTGATGAAAATTTCTTCGTTGACCTGCCTACTGAGTTGGAACGTTGCCAGATTCTCAAGATTCACTTAGAACGGTTTGGTATAGAAGTTCCACAGGAATATTTAGAGGCGATCGCTGCTGCTACTGACAAATTTAGTGGTGCTGAGTTGGAAACCCTGGCATCAGAAGCAGCACTACTGGCTTTCGATGAAGGAAGACCTCAGCAGGTCACACTGGCTGATTTAGAAAATTGCCAGCTAAACATCACCCCTTTAGCGGTTCAAGATGCTGCTGCTGTTGAGCGGATGCAGTCTTGGTCAAAGATTGCGCGACCAGCTTCCAGTCCTGTGCAGGTGTCTAAGAAAGGTCTTCGTACTTCTAGGTTCCGTACTAATTAG
- a CDS encoding DUF1257 domain-containing protein: protein MSHFSTVTTKLTNRECLVQALQDLQLTVQVYEKPQSLRGYYDDSQGQSAEIVVPGRSLSVRADIGFKWDQEAGVYQLIHDAYETVPRLGEDFFSHTLIQAYGQKMVRAKAAQLQEHLGECTITEETNGQVHTLRLAFSAHQQTQQVRR from the coding sequence ATGTCACATTTTTCAACTGTCACTACAAAACTAACTAACCGTGAATGTTTAGTACAAGCTCTACAAGATTTGCAGCTTACCGTTCAAGTTTATGAAAAACCACAATCCCTGAGAGGTTATTACGACGACTCCCAAGGACAAAGTGCTGAGATTGTTGTCCCTGGCCGTAGTTTAAGTGTCCGCGCAGATATCGGGTTTAAGTGGGATCAGGAGGCAGGGGTGTATCAACTCATCCATGATGCCTATGAAACTGTACCCCGACTAGGAGAAGACTTCTTTTCGCACACCTTAATACAAGCCTACGGACAGAAGATGGTTCGCGCTAAAGCAGCCCAGTTACAAGAACATCTGGGAGAATGCACCATCACAGAAGAAACCAATGGTCAGGTACATACTCTGCGCCTTGCATTTTCAGCACATCAGCAAACTCAACAAGTTCGGAGGTAA
- a CDS encoding DUF2997 domain-containing protein, whose amino-acid sequence MERAILIHFDTATGEVKIEAEGFEGLSCLEATQPFEEALGVVKGDRVYKPESQQQLRSIITHQQQLYQ is encoded by the coding sequence ATGGAACGGGCAATATTGATACATTTTGACACTGCTACAGGTGAAGTGAAAATAGAAGCCGAGGGATTTGAGGGATTGTCGTGCCTAGAAGCAACTCAACCTTTTGAGGAAGCTTTAGGTGTGGTAAAGGGCGATCGCGTTTACAAACCAGAATCTCAGCAACAGCTTCGTAGCATCATTACTCATCAACAACAGTTGTACCAATAA